Within the Polaribacter pectinis genome, the region TTTAATATAAGACTCAAATAAGTAATTGTAGAATTGAGCTTAACCTTACTTTTATGAATACAGTTACTAAATTTATCAAATAAGCAAAAGAAACCTTTTTATCTGCTTTATTTTTGTGTTGAACAGAATATGAATCTAAAAATTTAAAAAAATGAAAGTACAAGCTTATTTAGCATTTAACGGAAATTGTCAAGAGGCATTAAATTTTTATAGTGATTTATTTAATGCAGATGTAAAAAATAGAATTACCTATGAAGACAAAAAAATAGACGTTCCAAGTTCTTATCGAACAAAATTACAACACGCAGAATTAAAAGGTAAAGGTGTCCATTTTATGGCTTATGATGCTTCTCCAGACACTCCTATAAATAATGGTAATCAAATTCACATGAGTGTAGATTTGAATGATAAAGATGAAGCAGAAGATGTATTTAACGATCTAGCGAAAGGCGGAATTACACATCACGAATTTAGAGAAAGAGAATGGGGTTATTTTGGAAGATGTACAGATAAATATGGAATAAATTGGATGGTAAACTGCAATAGTTAATAACTTCAATTTTTTTTATAATGATAAACAAAATGGGTTGCAACTTCAGTTGCAACCCATTTTTAATTAAACTTTATAAAAAGAT harbors:
- a CDS encoding VOC family protein, with product MKVQAYLAFNGNCQEALNFYSDLFNADVKNRITYEDKKIDVPSSYRTKLQHAELKGKGVHFMAYDASPDTPINNGNQIHMSVDLNDKDEAEDVFNDLAKGGITHHEFREREWGYFGRCTDKYGINWMVNCNS